Proteins co-encoded in one Arachis hypogaea cultivar Tifrunner chromosome 11, arahy.Tifrunner.gnm2.J5K5, whole genome shotgun sequence genomic window:
- the LOC112720161 gene encoding uncharacterized protein isoform X2 produces the protein MDEDNTLWTGSEDETDEEKDSKSHLDKEIRKARQQAKEHADLIDADDSDELRSVWSDTDEEKTLWTGDEMDSDDDIPTEAYPNEKSDKYIDKLFEFDEMPKYRTISEMLKAEQEPEELSPGKQARKIAVENALKKLKKGPDGRYTNVWEAMSDLDILIGAFENVVSGPEYAELRQGGRKQLNMQFFKDIQARMRDPNYKFSPELKLRPKSKLVPRKKWQKAQARRRKAQKR, from the coding sequence ATGGATGAAGATAACACTCTATGGACAGGAAGCGAAGATGAAACTGATGAAGAAAAGGACTCAAAGAGTCATCTTGATAAAGAGATTAGGAAGGCAAGACAGCAAGCTAAAGAACATGCAGATCTGATCGATGCCGATGACAGTGATGAGTTAAGAAGTGTTTGGTCTGACACCGATGAAGAGAAGACGCTGTGGACTGGTGATGAAATGGACAGTGATGATGACATTCCTACAGAAGCTTATCCAAATGAAAAAAGTGATAAGTACATAGATAAATTGTTTGAGTTTGATGAAATGCCGAAATATAGAACCATCTCAGAGATGTTGAAAGCCGAACAAGAACCGGAGGAGTTGTCACCAGGAAAGCAAGCTCGGAAGATTGCTGTTGAGAATGCTCTCAAGAAACTAAAGAAAGGTCCAGATGGGAGGTACACCAATGTATGGGAAGCAATGAGTGACTTGGACATTCTTATTGGAGCATTTGAGAATGTTGTTTCAGGTCCAGAGTATGCAGAGCTTCGACAAGGAGGGCGTAAACAATTGAATATGCAGTTTTTCAAGGACATACAAGCACGTATGAGAGATCCAAATTACAAATTCTCACCTGAGTTGAAATTGAGACCAAAGAGTAAACTGGTCCcgagaaaaaaatggcaaaaagcaCAGGCTAGAAGGAGAAAAGCACAAAAGAGGTAA